Within the Gordonia westfalica genome, the region CGAGCAGGACCTGCGGGTGCTCTCGCTCATCATCGACAGCGGCCGCGCCCTGGTGATCGCGTTCAACAAGTGGGACCTCGTCGACGAGGATCGTCGCTATCAGCTCGACAAGGAGATCGACCGCGAACTCGCCCGCGTGCCGTGGGCGCGTCGGGTGAACATCTCCGCGTCGACCGGTCGCTCGGTGCAGAAGCTGGTGCCGGCGATGGAGAGCGCGCTCGACGCGTGGGACAAGCGCATCTCGACCGGACCGCTGAACAGCTGGCTCAAGGACGTCATCGCGGCCAACCCGCCGCCTCTGCGCGGTGGTCGTCAGCCGCGCGTGATGTTCGCGACCCAGGCGTCGGTGCGACCGCCGACCTTCGTGCTGTTCACCACGGGCTTCCTCGAGGCCGGCTACCGCCGCTTCCTGGAGCGTCGTCTGCGCGAGGAGTTCAACTTCGACGGTTCGCCGGTGCGCATCAACGTGCGTGTGCGTGACAAGCGGGAGCAGCGCCGCAAACGCTGACCGACTCCACAAACCCACCCTTTTTCGGCAGACCCACCCCCGCGTCGGGTGGTGCGTTTGCCGAAAACTGGTGGGTTTGTCGGTTACTGGTGCGGCCTGGACGTTTGTGGGAGGCGCTGTGACATACCGCGTCTCGTGCTCATCTTGGCAATCATCGTCTTCGGAATGGTCATCGGTGCCCTGGCTCAGCTCATCATCGGTGGCAAGAACATGTGGAGTATCGACTGGGGTCTGGCGATCGTCGCCGGCGTCGTCGGCTCCTTCATCGGCGGGTTGCTGATCAGCCTGATCACCGGTCACGGCGTCGAGCTGCATCCCAGCGGCATCATCGGTTCGCTCGTCGGCGCGCTGATCGTCACCGGCGGCTGGATCTGGTTCAAGAAGCGTTCCGCGGTCTAGGCATCGGCAGTAGATGTCGTTGATCGTGGCGGTCGACGCCACGTTTCGCGACATCTGCCGACCGGCCGGAAACCCCGCCTGACCAGGCGATTGGTTCCGAACGGCAGTCGTCGGCTAGGCTTTACATCGCTCCGCTTCAGCAGGGAGCAAACGGGCTGTGGCGCAGTTTGGTAGCGCACTTGACTGGGGGTCAAGTGGTCGCAGGTTCAAATCCTGTCAGCCCGACGTTATGACCAGCACTTTTGTGCTGGTCATTCGTCTTTGTGCAATAAGCGTGCAATACCGGCCTCGGCTCCGTTCGGAGTTGGGGCCGTCTGTTGTTGCACGGCTGTGTCGTCGGCAAGGTCCTCCGACACCACCCAACCCGAGGTTGTCGGACGGTTTGGGGCCGGGGTGCGAGTCTTTCCGCGATGTCTGACCTGCGTCGGGTTAGATGTTGCTCCATGGACAAGAAGCTTCGCGAGGCCCTCGTCGGCACCATGGGCCACTTCTGGACCTCCCTCCAGGACTTCCCCGAGAGTGAAACTGGCAGGCCTGGTCACGGGTCGAAGGTTGGACCACACTATGCCGTCCGCACGATGAAGACCGCCGAGGAAGGATGGAGGCTTGACCACGAGCGGCAGTACCCCGCGGCTGTCGTCGGGGCCACCGAGCAAGGAGGGTTTCTCGCGTACGACATCCGCGACATGCCCGAGAACAGCATTTTCGGCGGCGGTGCAACGACCCCAGTCAAGAGCTATCACGCGCGAGCGATCGTAGTTGGCATAGATCCTTTTGACCTCGCCAGCACTGACCTGCTTGCGATTAGCGCAACCTTCCCTGGAGTTATCGAGTGGTGTGGTGCAAAGGCGGTCGTCGCGAAGACCAAGAAAGGCTCCGACGGAAAACCGGAATCAGCTACATTTGAACTTAGGAAGATTCACCCCGTCACGGCCAAACTTAAACGAGGTGCCAGTGTAGAAATCGGTGTTCCGTGGAAAGCCCGCGGAATAGATGCCGAGGGTTTTATCGGTGCAGCTCCCCTCCAGTTTACGGTGGAGTATGAGCGTGCGAAGAATTGGTACGATCTGATAAACCCGGTGGCGAACTTTCAGGCGTTGTTGAGTCTTGCCTACGATAACCTTGTGCTCGCCGGGGAGGGCACGGCCGTGATCGAGGCGAACGCCAATGAAGATCCGAGCAACAAGGGGAAGCTATGGTCGTCCGCACTCATGGAGGTGCCGCGTGGCGTATCTGAGCCAGCGGAGCGCAGGAGCTGGCCGAGTTTCTACCTAGCGACAATCGGGGGAATGCCCGGGGTGGCGCGGTGGATTAGGCTTTGCGCCGAATATCCGCGTGCGACGTACCCGTTAACTAATAAGTACTCGATCGGCACAGGGACCGTTGAGATCGAGATGATAAACATATCTGTTGCTATCGAGTACTGGGTCGGATCTTGCAAGAGGAATGGCCGACCTAAATGGACCAAGTCTGGCGGTAAGAATCATGCGCTAACGCTTGCAAGGCACGTTGGGTCAGAGTTCGCCACCTTTGTGGGCGACATCGATAAGTGGGCCGAACTATTTTGGAACAGATACAATGCACTCAAGCATCAACCGGGTATTAAGTATGACGCGTATGAGATGTCCTATCTCATGAGAACTGGTCGCATCCTGCTAATGTGCGCTCTCTTAAATCGCGTATCGAGCACGAAATCGCCCACGAAATCAATTTGTTCATCTCATATGCACGACAGCTTAGGTCACCGCATCCGCGAACTGCTCGACAGCAACCCGACTCTGTTCGAAGGCTGGTAAGAACCCTTGGCCCCGGATCTCCACCTGGAGATCCGGGGCCGTTGTTACATCACGCGGCCTGGGTGGCCACCTTGTAGGTGGCGGCGGGCTGGTAGACGCTGACACCGATCCGGGTTTCCACGCGGGCTTGGATCTGGTTGCGGGAGAACAGCTCTCCGCTCTCGGTGGACCATTCGATGTCCAGGCCGCCGAGGGTGTCGATGCTGACCACGTTGGGGTCGAGGACCAGCGCGATCCTGGCCGGGAGTGTGGTCGAGAGGACCGCGCGTACCCAGATCTTGCATTCGCCTTGGTCCAGCGGGACGCCGCGGCCGTCCACGCGGGTGACTGCGCGCCGGACGGTCACGGCCAGGCTGTCCTTCGACATGTCGAGATCCGAGCGCTGGAGTCCTGACTTTTATCACCGAATCGGACATTGGCTCACGGCGATGCCGTGACCTGCGGTGATGGGTCGTGGCGGGCGTGGATTTGCGCACTAATTCGGGGTTCGTAGGCTACAAGGTGTGGCGTATGTGCGGACCGTGAAGACCGCGTCGGGAGCGACGGCGGTCCAGATCGTGCATTCCTCAAGGCGCGGGTCGCGCGATATCGAGCATTTGGGTTCAGCCCATGATGCTGCTGCTGTCGCGGCGCTGAAAGCTGTTGCCGCCCAGCGGATCGCTGGGGATCAGGTCGAGTTGGATCTGGGGATCGGCGCGACCACGGTTCCCGGAGGGCCGCTGCCGATCACCGCCTCAAAGATGGCGCACCTGTGCGATGCGCTCTCGGGGGTGTACCGCGAACTCGGATTCGCCCGTGCCACCGGCGATGACCAGGTGTTCGAGGAGTTGGTGATCGCCCGCATCCTGGAACCGACCAGCAAACTCGACTCCCTGCGCGTCCTCGAGGAAGCGGGGTTGGCGCCGATGTCGTATCCGACGCTCAATCGGCGTGCCCCAAAATCCGCTGAGCCGCTATGGCGGCAGAAACTCGCCGCCGCGTGCGCCGCCTACGCCGGGCTGGGATCGGCGACGCTCGTGCTGTACGACGTGACGACGCTTTACTTCGAGACCGACAAGGCCGACGGATTCCGGGAGCCCGGATTCTCCAAGGAACGCCGCTTGGAACCGCAGATCACCGTTGGCTTGTTGACCGACGCGTCGGGGTTTCCGCTGATGGTGGAGGCCTTCGAGGGCAACAAAGCCGAAACCCTCACGCTGATGCCGACATTGCGCGCGTTCATGACTGCCCATCACCTCACCAACGTCACCGTCGTCGCTGATGCCGGCATGATCTCCGCAGACAACAAAGCAGCGATCGAGGCTGCCGGGCTCTCGTTCATCCTCGGCGAGAAGATCCCCACCATCCCGTACGTGATCAGTAAGTGGCACAACGATAATCCCGGCCGTGAGATCCCCGACGGCCTGTTCCTGACCCAGCGGTGGCCGGCGAACAGCAAGACACGCCATCGCCGCCACCAAGTCGTCTACTACCAGTACAAGGCGGATCGGGCACGCCGATCGGTGCGCGGTATCAACGAGCAGATCGCCAAGGCCGAGAAGGCCGTCGAGGGCAAGATCCCGATCAAACGCAACCGATTCGTCACCCTCAAAGACAAGAAATCGAGCGTGAACCGCAGCTTGGAAACCAAAGCCCGGACACTGGCCGGATGGAAAGCGTACGCCACCAATATCGACGCTCCGACAAGCAATTTCGTGATCAGCACCTACCACGAGCTGTGGCGGATCGAGAAAAGTTTCCGCATGTCCAAATCAGACCTTGCAGCGCGGCCGATCTACCATCGCACCGAGGACTCGATCCGCGCCCACCTCACCGTCGTGTTCGCCGCCCTCGCCGTCACCCGGGTCATCGAGGCCCGCACCGGCTGGTCGATCAAGAAATTCGTCACCACCGCCCGGCGCTACCGCACCGTCACCATCCAAGCCGGCGAACAGACCATCACCGCCGCCGACCCCATCCCCGACGACCTCAACGAAGCACTCCAAGCCATCAGCAACCTGCGCACTAATTGATAAAAGTCAGGTCCACGCGGGTGACTGCGCGCCGGACGGTCACGGCCAGGCTGTCCTTCGACATGTCGAGATCCGAGCGCTGGAGTGCGGTCAGCTCACCGAACCGGAGTCCGGAGAACCCGGCCAGGAGGACCCAGGCCTTGTAGCGCGGCGTGATCTTGTCGGCCAATGCCCGGATCTCCTCCGCGGACAGGGCCACCGGCTCTGACTTGCGATGTTTGACCGCGCCACGCTTTACCCGGCATGGGTTGGTGTCCAGGATCTCGTCATCCACCGCTTGGTTGAGGATCGTCCGCAGGAGGCGGTAGGCATTGGCGTTGCGGGTGGGGAAGTCCTCCAGGCCCGCGAACCACTCCCGGACCTCGGCCACGGTGAGGGCCTTGAGCGGCCGGTCACCGAGGCCGGGGAGGATCACGTTGTCCAAGTACCCGCGATTGAGCGCGCGCGTCCTCGGCTTGTGCCGGTTGACCGTCTCGTCATGCCAGCGGTCGGCGTATGTCTTGAGGGCGAGGCCCTTCGCGGTGTTGGCCTCAGCGCGCGTGGCCGGTGGCGTCCAGGCTCCGCTCTCGATGAGTCGGCGCTCTGTGGCCAGCCAGCCCTCCGCGTCGATTATGGCCGAGAACGTCGTTGGTGCGGTGTACCGGGTGAGTTCGGCCCCGTGGATGTAGCTGGCCTGGAACCGCTTGGACGGTAGTTTGCGGATCGCCCCGAATGAGCGCCGGGTCTTGCCTGCCGTAGTCGTGGGGTCCTCCTGGAGCGTGCAATAGGAGGTGACATCCATGTCCGTGACGTGCGGCTATGTCCGATGGGTGCTCGGCCGAATAGCCCTGGTACTGACGGTGTTAGCGCTGGTCACGCTCGCTTTCCGGGTCATAAAGCGTGACAGGTTCAAATCCTGTCAGCCCGACAGAAATGTGAGCCCCTCCCGTCTGGGAGGGGCTCACTCATTTTGTATGTGACGGACCGCAAGGACCGGCTTTCGTCAAGAAGCAGGTATCGGTCCGGCCGGGGCCGCCTAGGTGTACTGACCTGAGAGGTTGGGTACGCGACTGGCGGGTGTGTCGCCTCCGAATGCGGTGTGGCCGCGATGGTGATTGTAGGTGTGGAGCCACCGAGAGGGTATTCGGCGTCGCTGGTGTAGAGGCGCGGATAGGCCCATTCGTCTGCCGGTGTGCGGTGAAGGCGTTCAACTTTGCCGTTGGTCTGGGGCCGATAGGGGAGGGTGCGGCGGTGCTCGATGCCGTCGAGTGCGTCACGGAAGGCGTGGGATCGATAGCAGAAACCGTTGTAGTCAGGACATTTCGGACTGTGATTCCGCAATAGTTGAACCAGGAGTTGGCGCGAATCCAGAATGCGGCCGCGGTCTTCTTGCGCTCGTCGGCAAGCAGTTCCCTGTAGACCAGTCGTGAGTGCGTCGATCGCGGTGTGTAGGAAGTGATAGCCTCGGGCGGGGTCGCCATTGTGGCTGCGCAACCCGGTGCTCCTATCCGCTCGGGAATTGCGACTGCCGATCGTGCGCCCCTGCATCCGCCATCCGCCGCCTGCGGGGATCTTTCCGACCTTCTTGACGTCGATATGGGCCAATTCACCGACCGCAGCCGTGTCGATGCGACGCACGGTACGGCGGGTCGGCCGGTCGATCCAGCGCAGCCGGGCTAGCCCGTCACGGGTCAGCACCCGGTGCGCGGTGGAGGGATGGACACCGAGCAGATACCCGATCCGAGCTGGGCCCCAGCGGCGGATGACTCGGACTTTGACTATGCGTCGCTCGGTTCGAGTCGGTGTTTGGTGGGGCTTCGGTGCGGTCGGGAGCTGCGATCGGTCATGCCGGCCGGTCCGAATTCGCGATAGCGGTTGGCCCAGCGCCGGGCTGCAGTGGCGGCGATTTGAAACCGGTCAGCAGCCCGTCGTAGCGGCCATCCCTCCTCGACAACACAACGAGCCAGGCGCAGACGGCCAGTTTCTGACAACGGGCATTACGGTGGGACACGAAGACCTCCAAGTTCGGGGAGCGTTCCTAGACAGCTCGCACTCCACTCGGAGGTCTTCGTCATGTCACGACGCCACGCCGTACCTGACGTCCGTGGTCAGTACACCTAGGGCAGCCAACGCATACACCGAGTTCGCTGAGCCGAGGATGCTGTGGCGCGCAGCGGACCTGAGTGGACGTTCTATGCACTGCGACAGGAATGGCGTGTACTGCTGAAAGGCGCTCTCGTGCGTTTGTAGACTCCCCGCATGTACTTCGGCAGCGTTGAACTTCCTGCACAGCTCATCGATGCTCACGCCGCCGGACGGTTGGTTATCTTCGTCGGTGCTGGTGCATCGATCGGCCGGCCTTCGTCGCTCCCCAGTTTTGAAGGCTTGGTGGGTGAGATCCGAGACGGAAGCAATCTTTCCTCCGTCTTTTCGGACGAGGATCTCAAGAGGTTGCCATTGGACGAGATCCTTGGAAGGCTTCGTGACGACTACGGCGTCGACGTTCACCGCCGGGTGTTTGAGATCGTGTCTAGAAAAGACTCGCGACCAGCGCCGCTACACAAAGCCATCGCCGCGTTGTCATCTGCCTCGACTATTCGAATAGTGACTACAAACTACGACGTTCACCTGTCCTCTGTACTTGGGGATCATGATCTAGTCGAGTACCTCGCGCCTGCCCTGCCACTCGGAGATGACTTCGCGGGGATGGTGTACCTCCACGGGCGACTTGATCAGGAGCATCATCGCCTAATCGTGACCGACGAGGACTTTGGCAAGGCATACCTGACCGATGCGTGGGCCGCACGTTTTCTTGACCGAATGTTCGGCGAGTACCCAGTGCTTTTTGTTGGATATAGCCACAACGACACAATCATGAAGTATCTGGCCCGCGGACTGGGGAGACGTGCGGATAAAAGGTATGCGTTGACGTCGGACCCGGATACGACATTCTGGCGGCGACTGGGGATCAGTGCGATCTGCTGTCCTCGTGAGGAACAGGCAGCGGTTCTGAACGACTGGGCTACCCGAAGCACGGAGGGGCTACTCGGTACGCGTGACCGGGTGAGGCGGATAGTTGCGGACCAAGAACCATCGCCGGTGCCGGAGGCTGTTTCCTTCCTTGAAGAGGTTCTGGCGAACAGAGATAGCGTCCGGTTCTTCTGCGAGTTTGCGAGAGGTGATGGGTGGCTTCAGTGGGTCTCTGGCAGACATGAGTTCGCTTCAGTCTTTCATTCATCGCCTAATATCGATCCAGAAATTACACGCGAACTCGCGAACTGGTTTGCTGAGACGTATATTCTTGATGATAACGAGTCGGACACAGCGTTCGAGCTTGCTGTTAATGCCGGAGGCGCATTGGGTGATGACCTCAGCATTGCGGTAGTTCGGCAGCTGATGGAGTTAGGCCCTCCACTCTCAGAGCGAGTGAGGCGTTGGTTGCTCTTGGTTGCCAGCGGTCGGAATAACCGCAATTTGTCCTCGTACCTGGCGATGTTACTTGAAAATCACACCTTAGAGCAGGATTCTGACGTTGCCCTATTCTTGATCGATTATTTATCTGAACCGATGATATTGCCGGCGAGTTCATTTTCCCAGATCTTAGGGGCAAGATTTGAGCCCTCGATGCGCGAGAGTGACGCATCACTCAGGGACGCATGGGAACGAATTTTCCGCCCTCATTTAGGAGAATTCTCCCACCAACTTCTCGATATCGTGGAGAGGCATCTTCGTCGCGCTGACCTGCAACTGAGGGTGGCCGGCGACGATGACCGGCGCCGGCCGTCGAGTATTTATGTCTCGAGCATTTCGGTCGGTACTGGCATCGGTGGCTCGATTGGGCTTCTTGTAGACATTGGCCGTGAATGTCTGGAAAAGATGTTGGAGGCAGGGGGTCATGACGTTGAGATGCGGCTTCGCTCATGGCAATCCAGCGAGGTTGTCCTGCTACGCCGGTTGGCTGTACTCGGATGGACACAACGCCAGGACGTGACGGGTGATGAGAAGACTGGGTGGCTCCTAGGGGCTGGGTGGCTAACTGACTACCAGCTAAGGGAAGAGATAGGCGGGTTGGTATCGGAGAGTTGCTCTTCGGCCAGCGACCAGTCGATTGCGTCGCTTGTAGATGCTATCCGTGAGCATTGGGAAGAGGACAAGTACGCTCCGCGTCGAGCAAAGAGTCTGCTGAAGCTGATCAGCGAGTCCGCCGAAGCAAGTTCGCAAGAACCGGTCATTGCGGCACTTGCCGAGCTACAGGCAGCTCATCCCGAACTGGTTGAGAACGAGAACGCGGTCGAGTCCGTATCCGAGCCGGGCAACTGGGCGGCAGCTCCGCCCTCTGACAAACTTGAGCTGCATCGGCAACTGGTGGACGAGCCCAAGTCCACGGTGGAGGCCCTAGTGAAATGCGAGTCGTCCCTCTCGGGCTGGGACGATGAGCGACGGTGGGAAGCTCTCGCTGGGGCTATGCGTGCTGTGTTGCAGGAGTCGCCAGACCTAGGGCTCGTGGTGCTCGATGAAGGTGGTAACGGCCGGTCGTTGGTCGAAAGGGTAGTCGTCCAGGGGTGGAGTGTGGCGAATCCGGATGACGCGTTGGCGAGCATCATCCTCAAGCGTATCGCTGCTATGCAGATCGAACCCATCTTGGGAAATGTGACAAGCATGATTGGTGGCTTTGTAGCTACAGGAGAAGCGTTGGTCGAGTGGTTTCGCTACGACGAGAGTGAGGAGCTTGCCAAGAAGTGTTGGCTATCAATGGATCCAACTACCACGAGTTTCATTCAGCGTGCCGACGATCACGCCTTGCTTGCGCTCAACCATCCTGCTGGCCATCTCGCTGAATACTGGGTAGATAGAATCGGTCATCTCTGGCGTATGGCTGAAGACAGTTGGCGAGGCATTCCACCAAATGTCGCTGACTATATTGCTGAAATGATTGAGGGGAATGATTCCCGGAGCGAGTCGGCTGTAATTAGATTCTGCGGATTTCTAGCCTTCTTCCATTCCGCAGACCCGATTTGGTGTAAGCAATACCTTTTTCCTTTGCTAATTTGGAATGATAGTTCGAGTGCTGCCAAAGCATGGAGTGGTTTTCTCTCGCACGGTCAATGGAGCCAGAAGCTCCTTGACGATGGATTCTTGGGCATGCTGATAGGTTCAGTCCCGCATCGAGAAGACCTTGACGGTCCAGGTCAGAGGCATCTGCCTTTCCTACTGGCTAAGGTTGCCGTCGCTGCCGAAACTAATCCTTCGGACTGGCTGGCTGACTTCGTAACTAGCAGTGAAGTGTCTGATCGGGTGTCGTGGGCGCAGGCTATCGGGCGTGAACTCGGCAAGCTTGACGCAGCGTCGGCCGAGCAACAGTGGGAACGCTGGATAGGTGCCTATGTGCGTGATCGCATCCGAAGCGTTCCGCGGATGCTTGATAGCGATGAGGCGTCTGCAATGCTCAGCTGGCCACTTGCGCTGACCACTTCGCTTGAGCAGGCAATCGACTTGATCCTGGAGGTCGAGACCTCGGGTCTCGAAAATCGTGATCTGTTCCTTCACAACCTAACCGACGAGCGGATTGCCCTTGCGCCCCAGAAGATTGCGGAATTGCTGTATCACGTGTTGAAGGACACTGCTGCGGACTTCTATATGGGGCACCTACTAAAAGATGTGCATAATCGCTTGAAATTTTCTGGGGTCAATTCGGAGACTCTTCGCAGGATTGAGGAAGAAGCAATGCGGTTGGGGTTCGGAATTGACTAAGAGGGCGCTCTCGCGACATTGACCGGGTGGAAATCGATTCGGGATAGTCAGGCTAGCGAATCTTGTCTACCTTCTATTCGGGGAGTGTGGGTGGTTCGTCGAAGTGGTCCGAGAACGGGGCGATGAGCATTGTCAGGACCAATGTGAGTAGT harbors:
- a CDS encoding GlsB/YeaQ/YmgE family stress response membrane protein; amino-acid sequence: MLILAIIVFGMVIGALAQLIIGGKNMWSIDWGLAIVAGVVGSFIGGLLISLITGHGVELHPSGIIGSLVGALIVTGGWIWFKKRSAV
- a CDS encoding HEPN domain-containing protein, with amino-acid sequence MDKKLREALVGTMGHFWTSLQDFPESETGRPGHGSKVGPHYAVRTMKTAEEGWRLDHERQYPAAVVGATEQGGFLAYDIRDMPENSIFGGGATTPVKSYHARAIVVGIDPFDLASTDLLAISATFPGVIEWCGAKAVVAKTKKGSDGKPESATFELRKIHPVTAKLKRGASVEIGVPWKARGIDAEGFIGAAPLQFTVEYERAKNWYDLINPVANFQALLSLAYDNLVLAGEGTAVIEANANEDPSNKGKLWSSALMEVPRGVSEPAERRSWPSFYLATIGGMPGVARWIRLCAEYPRATYPLTNKYSIGTGTVEIEMINISVAIEYWVGSCKRNGRPKWTKSGGKNHALTLARHVGSEFATFVGDIDKWAELFWNRYNALKHQPGIKYDAYEMSYLMRTGRILLMCALLNRVSSTKSPTKSICSSHMHDSLGHRIRELLDSNPTLFEGW
- a CDS encoding IS1634 family transposase gives rise to the protein MAYVRTVKTASGATAVQIVHSSRRGSRDIEHLGSAHDAAAVAALKAVAAQRIAGDQVELDLGIGATTVPGGPLPITASKMAHLCDALSGVYRELGFARATGDDQVFEELVIARILEPTSKLDSLRVLEEAGLAPMSYPTLNRRAPKSAEPLWRQKLAAACAAYAGLGSATLVLYDVTTLYFETDKADGFREPGFSKERRLEPQITVGLLTDASGFPLMVEAFEGNKAETLTLMPTLRAFMTAHHLTNVTVVADAGMISADNKAAIEAAGLSFILGEKIPTIPYVISKWHNDNPGREIPDGLFLTQRWPANSKTRHRRHQVVYYQYKADRARRSVRGINEQIAKAEKAVEGKIPIKRNRFVTLKDKKSSVNRSLETKARTLAGWKAYATNIDAPTSNFVISTYHELWRIEKSFRMSKSDLAARPIYHRTEDSIRAHLTVVFAALAVTRVIEARTGWSIKKFVTTARRYRTVTIQAGEQTITAADPIPDDLNEALQAISNLRTN
- a CDS encoding site-specific integrase, which produces MDVTSYCTLQEDPTTTAGKTRRSFGAIRKLPSKRFQASYIHGAELTRYTAPTTFSAIIDAEGWLATERRLIESGAWTPPATRAEANTAKGLALKTYADRWHDETVNRHKPRTRALNRGYLDNVILPGLGDRPLKALTVAEVREWFAGLEDFPTRNANAYRLLRTILNQAVDDEILDTNPCRVKRGAVKHRKSEPVALSAEEIRALADKITPRYKAWVLLAGFSGLRFGELTALQRSDLDMSKDSLAVTVRRAVTRVDLTFIN
- a CDS encoding DUF4020 domain-containing protein, whose translation is MYFGSVELPAQLIDAHAAGRLVIFVGAGASIGRPSSLPSFEGLVGEIRDGSNLSSVFSDEDLKRLPLDEILGRLRDDYGVDVHRRVFEIVSRKDSRPAPLHKAIAALSSASTIRIVTTNYDVHLSSVLGDHDLVEYLAPALPLGDDFAGMVYLHGRLDQEHHRLIVTDEDFGKAYLTDAWAARFLDRMFGEYPVLFVGYSHNDTIMKYLARGLGRRADKRYALTSDPDTTFWRRLGISAICCPREEQAAVLNDWATRSTEGLLGTRDRVRRIVADQEPSPVPEAVSFLEEVLANRDSVRFFCEFARGDGWLQWVSGRHEFASVFHSSPNIDPEITRELANWFAETYILDDNESDTAFELAVNAGGALGDDLSIAVVRQLMELGPPLSERVRRWLLLVASGRNNRNLSSYLAMLLENHTLEQDSDVALFLIDYLSEPMILPASSFSQILGARFEPSMRESDASLRDAWERIFRPHLGEFSHQLLDIVERHLRRADLQLRVAGDDDRRRPSSIYVSSISVGTGIGGSIGLLVDIGRECLEKMLEAGGHDVEMRLRSWQSSEVVLLRRLAVLGWTQRQDVTGDEKTGWLLGAGWLTDYQLREEIGGLVSESCSSASDQSIASLVDAIREHWEEDKYAPRRAKSLLKLISESAEASSQEPVIAALAELQAAHPELVENENAVESVSEPGNWAAAPPSDKLELHRQLVDEPKSTVEALVKCESSLSGWDDERRWEALAGAMRAVLQESPDLGLVVLDEGGNGRSLVERVVVQGWSVANPDDALASIILKRIAAMQIEPILGNVTSMIGGFVATGEALVEWFRYDESEELAKKCWLSMDPTTTSFIQRADDHALLALNHPAGHLAEYWVDRIGHLWRMAEDSWRGIPPNVADYIAEMIEGNDSRSESAVIRFCGFLAFFHSADPIWCKQYLFPLLIWNDSSSAAKAWSGFLSHGQWSQKLLDDGFLGMLIGSVPHREDLDGPGQRHLPFLLAKVAVAAETNPSDWLADFVTSSEVSDRVSWAQAIGRELGKLDAASAEQQWERWIGAYVRDRIRSVPRMLDSDEASAMLSWPLALTTSLEQAIDLILEVETSGLENRDLFLHNLTDERIALAPQKIAELLYHVLKDTAADFYMGHLLKDVHNRLKFSGVNSETLRRIEEEAMRLGFGID